In Rutidosis leptorrhynchoides isolate AG116_Rl617_1_P2 chromosome 2, CSIRO_AGI_Rlap_v1, whole genome shotgun sequence, one genomic interval encodes:
- the LOC139889774 gene encoding secreted RxLR effector protein 161-like: MENSKPMATPMATNVKLTLEGEGEPFDSTKYRGMIGSLLYLTASRPDIMFSVCLCARFQEKPKTSHVEAVKRIFRYLKGMMHLGLWYPKFTGVDIMCFADFDHRGSRIDRKSTSGVCAFVGLCLTSWFSKKQTFVALSTTESEYVAMGRACAQVLWMKQTFLDYGIISSEIPICCDNKSAIDL, encoded by the coding sequence atggagaactcaaaaccaatGGCAACTCCGATGGCAACAAATGTAAAACTCACCTTAGAAGGGGAAGGAGAACCGTTCGATAGTACAAAATATAGGGGAATGATTGGATCCCTTCTATACTTAACGGCAAGTCGGCCCGATATCATGTTTAGTGTGTGCTTATGTGCAAGATTTCAAGAGAAACCAAAGACATCACACGTTGAGGCCGTCAAAAGAATTTTTAGATACCTAAAAGGGATGATGCACCTTGGGTTATGGTATCCAAAGTTCACCGGAGttgatattatgtgctttgcgGATTTCGACCACAGAGGATCTAggattgatagaaaaagcacaagtGGAGTATGCGCATTCGTGGGTCTTTGCCTAACTTCATGGTTCTCGAAGAAGCAAACGTTCGTTGCATTATCCACCACCGAATCCGAATATGTAGCTATGGGAAGAGCGTGCGCACAAGTGCTATGGATGAAGCAAACCTTCCTTGATTATGGTATCATCTCATCTGAAATACCCATATGTTGTGATAATAAAAGTGCTATAGACCTATAg